Proteins encoded within one genomic window of Lactococcus garvieae:
- the argF gene encoding ornithine carbamoyltransferase: protein MQTPKINSVFQGRSFLAEKDFTPAEIQYLVDFAIHLKALKKNNIPHHYLEGKNIALLFAKTSTRTRAAFTTAAIDLGAHPEYLGKDDIQLGIKESTEDTARVLGSMFDAIERRGFSQQEVEDLAKYSGVPVWNGLTDDWHPTQMIADYMTIKEEFGYLKGLKLAYVGDGRNNMANSLIVTGAMLGVSVTIVAPESLQPSDEVMEIARKFAAESGAKPETTADIEAGVKGANIIYSDVWVSMGESNWEERVELLTPYRITMDMMKLTGTPDEELIFMHCLPAFHDTETEYGKEIKEEYGLTEMEVTDEVFRSKYARQFEEAENRMHSIKAIMAATLGNLFIPDVPSI, encoded by the coding sequence ATGCAAACACCAAAAATTAACTCAGTTTTCCAAGGACGTTCATTCTTAGCAGAAAAAGACTTCACACCTGCTGAAATTCAATATCTTGTTGATTTCGCAATCCATTTGAAAGCTTTGAAGAAAAACAACATCCCTCATCACTATCTTGAAGGAAAAAACATTGCATTGCTTTTCGCTAAAACTTCTACACGTACGCGTGCAGCGTTCACAACTGCTGCTATCGACCTCGGTGCTCACCCTGAGTATCTTGGTAAAGACGATATCCAACTTGGTATTAAAGAATCAACTGAAGATACTGCACGTGTTCTTGGGTCAATGTTTGATGCGATTGAACGTCGTGGTTTCTCACAACAAGAAGTTGAAGACCTTGCCAAATATTCAGGAGTTCCAGTATGGAATGGCTTGACAGACGATTGGCATCCAACTCAAATGATAGCTGACTACATGACTATCAAGGAAGAATTCGGTTACCTCAAAGGCTTGAAACTTGCTTATGTAGGGGATGGTCGTAACAATATGGCTAACTCTCTTATCGTAACAGGTGCGATGCTCGGAGTTAGTGTAACTATCGTTGCTCCAGAATCACTCCAACCATCAGATGAAGTAATGGAAATTGCGCGTAAATTTGCAGCTGAATCAGGTGCAAAACCTGAAACAACTGCTGATATTGAAGCAGGTGTTAAAGGCGCAAACATTATCTACTCTGACGTGTGGGTATCAATGGGTGAATCAAACTGGGAAGAACGTGTTGAACTTCTCACTCCATACCGTATCACTATGGATATGATGAAATTAACTGGTACTCCAGATGAAGAGCTTATCTTCATGCACTGCTTACCAGCTTTCCACGACACTGAAACTGAATATGGTAAAGAAATCAAAGAAGAATATGGCTTGACTGAAATGGAAGTTACTGACGAAGTGTTCCGCTCTAAATATGCACGTCAATTTGAAGAAGCTGAAAACCGTATGCACTCAATTAAAGCAATCATGGCAGCTACTTTGGGTAATCTCTTTATTCCAGATGTACCAAGCATCTAA
- a CDS encoding prenyltransferase: MNFKIFAELIELKAKTASVFPFFLGLAFSLYHYQIANLIPLAIYFIAMFCFNCFVDIWDNFNDFHKAIDTEDYKKNTNIIGRENLSLKTIKLLLASFFFISLALGLIVAWMVGWPVFWLGLFCYFVGIFYSAGPKPLSSLPVGEVASGLTMGYLIFLICVYINTSQVFVWNWATLGSTFLVALPSTLLISNLMLANNTCDLDEDEANYRYTIVHYIGRQNALRWWTFAIVLAYLSIVAAVILKLVSPLMLGMFLLLPFIVKQARPYLQKQVKKETFIASVKILMVFSLVQTLLMLVALAF, from the coding sequence ATGAATTTTAAAATATTTGCCGAGCTCATTGAGCTAAAAGCCAAAACAGCGAGTGTCTTTCCCTTTTTTCTTGGGTTAGCTTTCTCCCTTTATCATTATCAAATAGCCAATCTTATCCCTTTAGCAATTTATTTTATTGCCATGTTCTGCTTTAATTGTTTTGTGGACATATGGGATAATTTTAACGACTTCCATAAGGCCATAGATACGGAAGATTATAAGAAGAATACGAACATTATCGGTCGAGAAAACCTTTCTCTCAAAACGATAAAATTATTACTTGCTTCTTTCTTTTTTATCTCCTTAGCACTTGGACTAATAGTAGCGTGGATGGTGGGTTGGCCAGTCTTTTGGCTGGGTCTCTTTTGCTATTTTGTTGGTATTTTTTACTCGGCAGGTCCTAAACCTTTATCCAGTTTACCTGTTGGAGAAGTGGCAAGTGGTCTAACTATGGGCTATTTGATTTTCTTGATTTGCGTTTATATTAATACCAGTCAAGTTTTTGTATGGAATTGGGCAACATTGGGTTCAACATTTTTGGTGGCCCTACCAAGTACACTTTTAATTTCTAACTTGATGCTGGCAAATAATACCTGTGATTTAGATGAAGATGAAGCCAATTACCGTTATACTATTGTGCATTATATAGGGAGACAAAATGCTTTAAGGTGGTGGACGTTCGCTATTGTTTTAGCTTATCTTTCTATTGTTGCGGCTGTTATTCTTAAGTTAGTGTCACCTCTAATGCTAGGTATGTTCTTACTTTTGCCATTCATTGTAAAACAAGCGCGACCATACTTGCAAAAACAAGTTAAAAAAGAAACTTTTATTGCTTCAGTAAAAATTTTGATGGTCTTTTCTTTAGTGCAAACTTTGCTTATGCTGGTTGCCTTAGCTTTTTAA
- a CDS encoding FeoA domain-containing protein, whose product MKVLNTARIGQIYYVHKILKSAHASKLRDLGFSPDKEVVLLSLEGENAILKIGSTRLALSSFYLTDILIKNEQSEETLSSLSDLAVGQTGVVRLIDGQGEIKRRLMDMGITRGTSIAVHKLAPLGDPMELHLRGYSLSLRKIDAEKIKIVTQNHKEK is encoded by the coding sequence ATGAAAGTATTGAATACTGCGCGCATCGGTCAAATATACTATGTACACAAAATATTAAAATCTGCACATGCCAGCAAACTAAGGGACCTCGGGTTTTCTCCCGACAAGGAAGTGGTACTCCTCTCTCTGGAGGGTGAAAACGCTATTCTAAAAATCGGGAGTACCCGGTTGGCACTCAGTAGTTTTTACCTCACAGATATTCTGATAAAAAATGAACAGTCAGAAGAAACCTTATCCTCTCTTTCAGATTTGGCTGTTGGTCAAACGGGTGTGGTTCGCCTCATTGATGGTCAGGGAGAGATTAAAAGACGTTTGATGGATATGGGTATTACACGCGGCACCAGCATTGCAGTCCACAAGCTCGCACCCTTAGGAGACCCTATGGAGCTACATCTACGAGGATACTCACTCTCCTTACGTAAAATAGATGCCGAAAAAATTAAAATAGTAACCCAAAATCATAAGGAAAAATAG
- the arcC gene encoding carbamate kinase yields MVRRIVVALGGNAILTDDPTAKAQQEALEITASQLIPLIKDNDVEIIVTHGNGPQVGNLLLQQLGSDSEKNPAMPLDTAVAMTQGQIGYWMTQAFTKALIKEGLERIPVASVVTRVVVDSKDPAFENPTKPIGPFYDEAQMNKMLEQYPDWKFVEDSGRGYRRVVASPKPERIIEAEAIKPLLDAAVLTTVSGGGGIPVIENADGTYTGVEAVIDKDFSAAKLAELVEGDELVILTGVDNVYVNYNKPDQKKLEKITLSEIGTYLNEGQFAAGSMKPKVEAAMAFVERTGRAATITSLENLQDFLANGSGTTIVAD; encoded by the coding sequence ATGGTTAGACGTATTGTAGTAGCTTTGGGTGGTAACGCTATTTTGACAGATGACCCAACAGCAAAGGCACAACAAGAAGCGCTTGAAATTACAGCAAGCCAACTTATCCCGCTTATTAAAGACAACGATGTGGAAATTATTGTCACTCATGGTAATGGCCCTCAAGTGGGGAATTTACTCTTGCAACAACTTGGATCAGACAGTGAAAAAAATCCAGCAATGCCTTTAGATACAGCAGTTGCCATGACACAGGGGCAAATTGGATATTGGATGACACAAGCATTTACGAAAGCTTTGATTAAAGAAGGTTTGGAGCGTATTCCTGTAGCTTCTGTTGTCACACGTGTCGTTGTAGATAGTAAAGACCCTGCTTTTGAAAATCCAACAAAACCAATCGGTCCCTTCTATGATGAAGCGCAAATGAATAAAATGTTGGAACAATATCCAGATTGGAAATTCGTTGAAGATTCAGGCCGTGGTTATCGGCGCGTAGTCGCTAGTCCAAAACCTGAACGTATTATTGAAGCAGAAGCAATTAAGCCATTGTTGGATGCTGCAGTATTGACAACTGTTTCAGGTGGGGGTGGTATCCCTGTTATCGAAAATGCAGACGGTACTTACACTGGAGTAGAAGCCGTTATTGACAAAGACTTCTCAGCTGCTAAACTTGCAGAGCTTGTAGAGGGTGATGAGTTAGTCATCCTGACAGGTGTTGATAATGTGTATGTTAATTACAACAAACCTGATCAAAAGAAATTAGAAAAAATTACTTTGTCTGAAATTGGTACTTATTTGAACGAAGGTCAATTTGCGGCAGGTTCTATGAAACCTAAAGTTGAAGCTGCTATGGCCTTTGTGGAGCGTACAGGTCGCGCTGCCACAATCACTTCACTTGAAAACCTTCAAGACTTTTTGGCAAATGGTTCAGGAACAACTATTGTTGCTGATTAA
- the feoB gene encoding ferrous iron transport protein B, with product MTKIALLGNPNSGKTSIFNILTGSNQQVGNWPGVTVECKTGRYKKDKNIAIQDLPGTYSLSPYTLEEQVTRNYLRETPPDVLLNIIDATNLERSLYLTLQLMEFNVPIVIALNMSDLLEQQGKKIDIEKLSYSLGLPVVPTSALKKQGLDEAIRIACLPLEMQALDYDHRLESALSEIGKICPHADNRFEQIKLFEGDALALKALSDSQQKELNEVVTITEKIMGDDREAIIVNERYDLIGQIVRLVVTQKENGKLNLTDKIDSIVTNKWLGLPLFILIMWFVYFLAIQVIGTPASDWLNDNFFGSFLPDILSKAMDYWAIVPWIQALLLDGVLAGIGAILGFVPQIFVLFLLLGFLEDSGYMARVAFVMDRIFRRFGLSGKSFIPMLISSGCGVPGIMATRTIEQERDRKITIMVTTFMPCSAKLPIIALVSGAFFHSTSWVAPSAYFLGMAMIILSGIILKKTKMFAGDTSAFIMELPSYHLPHFPTVLKYALDRGFSFIKRAGTIIFALNVCLWFLSNYSFSLQQVDPGRSILATLGGYLSIVFAPLGFGEWKATVATLTGLIAKETIVGTMSQLYAQSAEAGNNSRAIWAALQSSYTPLAAYSLLVFNLLCAPCIAAISAIYKEMGEVKWTLRAVGFQTAVAYSMSFIIYQLGFALIEKHFNISTLLALLLLSFGLYLILRKPKTILNKEELSLELS from the coding sequence ATGACTAAAATTGCCTTACTCGGAAATCCCAATAGCGGGAAAACCAGCATCTTTAATATCTTGACAGGAAGCAATCAACAAGTCGGAAATTGGCCAGGGGTCACAGTTGAGTGTAAAACAGGCCGTTATAAAAAAGATAAGAACATCGCTATTCAAGACTTGCCGGGAACTTATTCCCTTTCTCCTTATACTTTGGAAGAACAAGTAACGCGGAATTATCTCAGAGAAACGCCTCCTGATGTCCTCCTTAATATTATTGATGCTACTAACTTGGAACGTTCGCTTTACCTCACTTTACAGCTGATGGAATTTAATGTTCCGATCGTTATCGCCTTAAATATGAGTGATTTGCTTGAACAGCAAGGAAAAAAGATAGACATTGAGAAACTATCTTACAGTTTAGGCTTACCCGTAGTGCCAACAAGCGCCTTAAAAAAGCAGGGTTTAGATGAAGCCATCCGTATAGCCTGCCTCCCGTTAGAAATGCAGGCTTTAGATTATGATCACCGTCTCGAAAGTGCTTTGTCAGAGATAGGAAAGATCTGTCCTCATGCAGATAACCGCTTTGAACAAATCAAACTCTTTGAAGGAGATGCTTTAGCCTTAAAAGCACTAAGTGATTCGCAACAGAAAGAACTCAATGAAGTTGTTACAATTACGGAAAAAATAATGGGTGACGACCGTGAAGCTATCATTGTCAATGAGCGCTATGACTTAATCGGGCAAATCGTTCGTCTTGTCGTAACACAGAAGGAAAACGGCAAGCTCAATCTGACGGATAAAATAGACAGCATTGTAACGAACAAATGGCTGGGTCTTCCTCTTTTTATCCTCATCATGTGGTTTGTTTATTTCTTAGCGATACAAGTTATTGGTACTCCTGCGAGTGATTGGCTGAACGATAACTTTTTTGGTAGTTTCTTACCTGACATTCTTAGTAAGGCGATGGACTATTGGGCTATCGTTCCTTGGATACAAGCCCTTCTCTTAGATGGTGTGCTTGCAGGTATTGGTGCTATCTTAGGCTTTGTTCCCCAAATTTTTGTTCTTTTCCTTTTACTAGGTTTTCTTGAAGATTCAGGATACATGGCGCGTGTTGCTTTTGTAATGGATCGTATCTTTAGACGATTTGGTCTTTCTGGAAAGTCCTTTATTCCCATGTTAATTTCTTCAGGGTGTGGTGTTCCCGGCATCATGGCTACACGTACTATTGAACAAGAACGTGACCGGAAAATTACGATTATGGTCACGACCTTCATGCCCTGCTCAGCCAAACTACCTATTATTGCACTCGTTTCTGGTGCCTTCTTCCATTCTACGAGCTGGGTTGCACCGAGTGCCTATTTTTTAGGTATGGCAATGATTATCCTCTCAGGAATTATCCTCAAGAAAACAAAAATGTTTGCAGGGGACACATCAGCTTTCATCATGGAATTACCTTCCTATCATTTGCCTCATTTTCCTACTGTCCTTAAGTATGCTCTAGACCGCGGTTTCAGTTTTATTAAAAGAGCAGGAACAATCATCTTTGCCCTGAATGTCTGCCTTTGGTTCTTATCCAACTATAGTTTCAGCCTACAGCAGGTTGACCCAGGACGATCCATTTTAGCCACTCTCGGTGGATATTTAAGCATTGTCTTTGCACCTTTAGGCTTTGGCGAATGGAAAGCTACCGTCGCAACTTTAACAGGCCTTATTGCAAAAGAAACAATCGTAGGGACGATGAGCCAACTTTACGCACAAAGCGCGGAGGCTGGAAATAACAGTAGAGCGATTTGGGCTGCTTTACAAAGCAGCTATACCCCTCTTGCTGCATACTCTCTACTTGTATTTAATCTTTTATGTGCTCCTTGTATTGCTGCTATATCTGCTATTTACAAAGAAATGGGTGAAGTAAAGTGGACCTTGCGCGCAGTGGGCTTTCAAACAGCTGTCGCTTATAGCATGAGTTTTATCATCTATCAGTTGGGCTTTGCTCTTATTGAAAAACATTTCAACATAAGCACTTTACTGGCTCTACTTCTCTTGAGCTTTGGGCTCTATCTTATCTTGCGTAAACCAAAAACTATATTAAACAAGGAGGAACTCTCTCTTGAACTTAGCTAG
- a CDS encoding aminotransferase gives MKIDGFGVEEWLNVWEKSAVYDIAQSTISSMTLQEILNLEEDNGQAFMSKLMQEKFNYGWIEGSPEFKEEVAKLYQKVPEENILATNGATGANHLVLYGLIEPGDHVIAEYPSYQQLYDIPRSLGAEIDFWHIYESENWYPRLEELRQLIRPNTKMICLNNANNPTGTTLNREFLEEVVDLARSVGAYVLVDEVYLPLDDAEDYAPIVDLYEKGISTNSLSKTYSVPGVRLGWVATQDEKLADEFRKYRDYTMICCGVFDDALGTLVLKHRDEVLARNKKIVNNNLQILRDWVENEPQVSMIYPKSVSTSFVKFENLNPENTEDFCIELLKSKGVLLVPGNRFDLPGYARLGYCTNEDTLRKGLSALSQFLREYNK, from the coding sequence ATGAAGATAGATGGTTTTGGAGTGGAAGAATGGCTCAATGTGTGGGAAAAATCAGCAGTATATGATATTGCACAATCAACGATTTCTTCGATGACTTTGCAAGAAATACTAAATCTGGAAGAGGATAACGGACAGGCTTTTATGTCCAAGCTGATGCAAGAAAAGTTTAACTACGGTTGGATTGAAGGCTCGCCTGAATTTAAAGAAGAAGTAGCTAAACTTTATCAAAAAGTCCCTGAAGAAAATATCTTAGCAACAAATGGCGCCACAGGAGCAAATCATCTCGTTCTCTATGGCTTGATTGAGCCTGGCGATCACGTTATTGCCGAATATCCTAGCTATCAGCAACTTTATGATATTCCTCGCTCGCTCGGGGCAGAAATAGACTTTTGGCACATTTATGAAAGTGAAAATTGGTATCCACGCCTTGAGGAATTACGTCAATTGATTAGACCGAATACCAAAATGATTTGCCTCAATAATGCTAACAATCCTACGGGTACAACTTTAAATAGAGAATTTTTAGAAGAAGTAGTTGATCTCGCTAGGTCTGTTGGAGCTTATGTGCTGGTAGATGAAGTTTATTTGCCACTAGATGACGCTGAAGATTATGCGCCCATTGTTGATTTGTATGAAAAAGGTATTTCAACAAATTCTCTATCTAAAACTTACTCTGTACCAGGTGTACGTTTAGGGTGGGTGGCCACTCAAGATGAAAAACTTGCAGATGAATTTCGGAAATATCGAGATTATACAATGATTTGCTGTGGTGTTTTTGACGATGCCTTAGGCACACTCGTTTTAAAACACAGAGATGAAGTCCTTGCACGAAATAAAAAAATCGTAAACAATAACTTGCAGATATTACGTGATTGGGTAGAAAATGAGCCTCAGGTTTCGATGATTTATCCTAAGTCTGTCTCCACCAGCTTTGTAAAATTTGAAAACCTGAATCCAGAGAATACGGAAGATTTTTGTATAGAATTACTGAAAAGTAAAGGTGTCCTTTTGGTACCTGGTAACCGATTTGACTTGCCTGGTTACGCACGTCTGGGCTATTGTACAAATGAAGACACATTGCGTAAGGGATTAAGTGCTTTGTCTCAATTTTTGCGAGAATATAACAAATAG
- a CDS encoding basic amino acid/polyamine antiporter translates to MEVENKKGIGLMALVAIIVSGAIGGGVFNLSNDLANGATPGGVVISWLFIGFGILMLVLSLNHLVVNKPELSGVSDYARAGFGDFAGFLSGWGYWLSAWAGNVAFAVLMMTSVNYFFPGVFANDDGSLTFLSVVVVSVVSWSLTALVIRGVEGAAVINAIVLIAKLIPIAIFAVVAIVMFRAGVFTEHFWQNVAINADGTAAFTNMTASGLVGQIQSSLMVMIWVFVGIEGAAMMGDRAKKKSDAGKASIIGLFTLLVIYILLSLLPYGYLDQAQLASMPQPGMVGILKEMVGPWGGNLMAIGLIISLLGAWLSWTMLPVESTSQLASQKLLPAWFGKENKAGAPVNSLLLTQGFVQLFIIITYFAADAYNVFVYLCTAVIMVCYALVGAYLFKVGLVEKSTKNVLIGFFAMAFQIIALYLSGWQFVWMASILYVVGFVLYIRAKRENHRTITTGEWVAIIIFTLAALLALYGLVANQFGLRELLGI, encoded by the coding sequence ATGGAAGTAGAAAATAAAAAAGGAATTGGGCTCATGGCCCTCGTAGCTATTATCGTTTCAGGAGCAATCGGTGGTGGGGTATTTAACCTCTCAAACGATTTAGCAAATGGAGCTACACCCGGTGGTGTTGTTATCTCATGGCTCTTTATCGGTTTTGGTATTTTAATGCTCGTTTTGAGTTTGAATCATCTCGTTGTAAATAAACCTGAACTTTCAGGTGTCTCAGACTATGCACGCGCAGGTTTTGGTGACTTTGCAGGTTTCTTATCAGGTTGGGGTTACTGGTTATCTGCTTGGGCAGGTAACGTTGCCTTCGCTGTATTAATGATGACTTCGGTCAATTATTTCTTCCCAGGCGTTTTTGCTAATGATGACGGCTCTTTAACATTTTTATCAGTTGTTGTCGTTTCTGTCGTTTCATGGTCCTTAACAGCCCTTGTTATTCGCGGAGTTGAAGGTGCTGCAGTAATTAATGCTATTGTTCTCATTGCTAAGTTAATTCCAATCGCAATTTTTGCCGTTGTTGCTATTGTCATGTTTAGAGCAGGTGTCTTTACTGAACATTTCTGGCAAAATGTAGCCATTAATGCTGATGGAACAGCTGCATTTACCAACATGACTGCATCTGGCTTAGTAGGACAAATCCAAAGTTCCTTAATGGTTATGATTTGGGTCTTCGTTGGTATTGAAGGTGCTGCGATGATGGGAGACCGTGCCAAGAAAAAATCTGATGCTGGTAAAGCTTCAATTATTGGTTTATTCACTTTGCTTGTTATCTATATCTTGCTTTCACTTTTACCTTACGGATATTTAGATCAAGCACAGCTCGCAAGCATGCCTCAACCTGGTATGGTTGGTATTTTGAAAGAAATGGTTGGACCTTGGGGTGGTAATTTGATGGCTATTGGTCTCATTATCTCACTTCTAGGTGCATGGTTGTCATGGACAATGCTTCCAGTAGAATCAACTTCACAACTGGCATCACAAAAGCTCTTACCTGCATGGTTCGGTAAAGAAAATAAAGCTGGAGCTCCTGTCAATTCGTTGCTCTTGACTCAAGGTTTTGTCCAACTCTTTATCATCATTACTTACTTTGCGGCAGATGCTTACAATGTTTTTGTTTATCTCTGTACTGCAGTAATCATGGTCTGCTACGCTTTAGTTGGTGCTTATCTCTTTAAAGTTGGTTTAGTTGAAAAATCAACTAAAAATGTTTTGATCGGTTTCTTTGCAATGGCCTTTCAAATTATTGCTCTTTACTTGAGTGGTTGGCAGTTTGTTTGGATGGCTTCTATTTTGTATGTAGTAGGTTTTGTCCTTTATATCCGAGCAAAACGTGAAAACCACAGAACAATTACAACTGGAGAATGGGTGGCTATCATAATCTTTACCCTTGCTGCCTTACTCGCTCTCTACGGCCTAGTTGCTAACCAATTTGGTCTCAGAGAACTACTTGGTATTTAA
- a CDS encoding YbaK/EbsC family protein has translation MRTFAEVEQLMAELEIPYKIVEHPASHSTEESDRYIEGHEGCRSKTLVLANKKSTQFYMVIMDDSKRIEMDRLAELLEVNRLHFVSKERLESLLGLQPGIVSIFGLVGKKMDNMHIYFDREMLEQHDIMTLHPNVNTKTIFFPMEDCFKILESQCYTYTIIDF, from the coding sequence ATGAGAACTTTTGCAGAAGTAGAGCAACTAATGGCAGAACTAGAGATTCCATATAAAATAGTTGAACACCCCGCCAGCCATTCTACTGAGGAATCCGATCGCTATATTGAAGGGCATGAGGGGTGTCGCTCAAAAACGTTGGTTCTGGCTAATAAGAAATCGACTCAATTTTATATGGTTATTATGGATGATTCTAAGCGCATCGAAATGGATCGCTTGGCGGAATTACTTGAAGTAAATCGGCTACACTTTGTATCCAAAGAACGCTTAGAAAGTCTGCTAGGCCTACAGCCAGGGATTGTTTCTATTTTTGGGTTAGTAGGGAAGAAGATGGATAATATGCATATATACTTTGATCGTGAAATGCTCGAACAGCATGACATCATGACTTTACATCCAAATGTTAATACTAAGACAATATTTTTTCCTATGGAAGATTGTTTTAAAATATTGGAGTCACAATGCTATACTTATACTATAATTGATTTTTAG
- a CDS encoding polyprenyl synthetase family protein — MLDFWQNYPEIREKLIAVQTLMTERLAVNNTDIRDALQKFTTRGGKMVRPALFFLFSGLIEDEEQDEERLIKIAASLELLHSATLIHDDIIDDSPLRRGLPSVEAQFGKDVAVYTGDFIYTVYFELLCETMAATPFLPKNAKSMKKILQGELTQMQAAYNKENNIRRYLKAISGKTAELLSLACLEGAYFSGGDKQMQRSARKIGLAIGLAFQIYDDVLNFTVGLEEADKPILTDFRQGIYTLPLLLAKDEDPSKVLPYLAAPEKLSREECVEFSQLVADLGGITGSLFLAKHLTDQALLEIKKLPESRNREILIEVTQSLLQRNY, encoded by the coding sequence GTGCTAGATTTTTGGCAGAACTATCCTGAAATTAGGGAAAAACTTATCGCAGTACAAACTTTGATGACAGAACGTTTAGCGGTAAATAATACAGATATACGTGATGCATTGCAAAAGTTTACAACTCGCGGTGGTAAAATGGTTCGGCCAGCGCTTTTTTTTCTATTCTCTGGATTAATAGAAGACGAAGAGCAAGATGAAGAACGCTTGATTAAAATAGCAGCTAGCTTAGAGTTATTACACTCTGCTACCTTGATTCATGATGATATTATAGATGATTCTCCTCTACGCAGAGGATTGCCAAGTGTTGAAGCTCAGTTTGGCAAGGATGTGGCGGTTTATACAGGGGACTTTATTTACACCGTATATTTTGAATTACTTTGCGAAACCATGGCAGCGACGCCATTTCTACCCAAAAATGCCAAATCAATGAAAAAGATTTTGCAAGGTGAGCTGACTCAAATGCAGGCAGCATACAATAAAGAAAATAATATTCGTCGCTACCTTAAAGCAATTAGTGGAAAAACAGCTGAACTATTGAGCTTGGCTTGTTTAGAAGGTGCTTACTTTTCAGGTGGCGATAAGCAAATGCAACGTTCAGCTCGAAAAATTGGTCTAGCTATCGGTTTGGCTTTTCAAATATATGATGATGTCTTGAACTTCACTGTGGGTCTAGAAGAGGCGGATAAGCCAATACTGACAGACTTTAGACAGGGTATTTACACTTTGCCTTTACTCTTAGCTAAAGATGAGGACCCTAGTAAAGTATTGCCTTACTTAGCTGCCCCAGAGAAACTTAGCCGTGAAGAATGTGTGGAGTTTTCACAATTAGTCGCGGATTTAGGTGGAATTACAGGAAGTCTATTTTTAGCTAAGCATCTTACAGATCAAGCGCTATTAGAAATTAAAAAACTTCCAGAATCACGTAATCGTGAAATTTTGATAGAAGTAACACAGAGTTTATTACAAAGAAATTATTAA
- a CDS encoding nitroreductase family protein yields the protein MDFVKINKERHAVKTFDGKKIPTVDVKQLISAASLAPSAHNIQPWHFVIIESEEKRQELLPEVKGQNKQQVKSAGAVIAIFSDTDLSERSSEIARTGAGEMNSEQLQRFNSRYPQMFENMDEMMEASYLSLNIGFVTMNLMYAIKNRGYEGNVILGFEHTERINEILEVDKRYRPELLVVLGSSEEKGEASYRLPQQNIVEIR from the coding sequence ATGGATTTTGTAAAAATTAATAAAGAACGTCACGCTGTAAAAACTTTTGACGGTAAAAAAATACCGACAGTAGATGTAAAACAGCTTATCTCAGCCGCAAGTTTAGCACCTTCTGCGCACAACATTCAACCTTGGCACTTTGTCATTATTGAAAGTGAAGAAAAGCGTCAAGAGCTTTTGCCAGAAGTTAAAGGGCAAAATAAACAGCAAGTCAAGTCGGCAGGCGCTGTTATTGCTATTTTCAGTGATACTGATCTTTCTGAACGCTCAAGTGAAATTGCGCGTACAGGAGCGGGTGAAATGAACAGTGAGCAGTTACAACGCTTTAATAGTCGCTATCCTCAGATGTTTGAAAATATGGATGAAATGATGGAAGCAAGTTATTTATCATTGAACATTGGTTTTGTAACGATGAATCTGATGTATGCTATCAAAAATAGAGGCTATGAAGGAAATGTTATCCTTGGGTTTGAACATACAGAGCGTATCAATGAAATCCTTGAAGTTGATAAACGTTATCGCCCAGAATTACTCGTGGTACTTGGTTCATCAGAAGAAAAAGGTGAAGCAAGTTATCGCTTGCCACAGCAAAATATTGTTGAAATTCGTTAA